The window CAATTTAACGATATATAACAAAGGGTTTATATGAAAAAGAATATTCTTACAGTCAGTGCGATTTCTGTTATTATTTCTTCTGTTTTTAATGCTGAGGCAAGTGGGCAAAGTACTGCCAATGCTAATGTAGAGAATCCAGGCGTAACTGCGCCCTCATCTCCTTCTACACCAAACGAGGTTAAAGAAATTGCAATTACTGATGCGTGGGCAAGAAAATCCATGTCGCCAAATAACAATTCAGCAGCCTATATGAAAATTAGTAATCCTACTGATAAAGATATTGTGATAATTGGTGCTTCAGCTTCAACGATTGCCAATAATGTGGAACTGCACAAGAGTTTTGTAGATGAAAAAGGGGTTAGTAGGATGACATCTATCGACAAAATAGTAGTACCAGCTAAAACTTCTATAGAACTTATGCCGGGAGCTACTCATATCATGCTTTTTGATTTAAAGAAGTCTTTAAACGTAGGAGATAAGTTCGAGATTGAAGTGAAAATTGAAGGTCAAGCTCCTTTATTTGTTACAACGGAAGTAAAATAGTTTTTGGGCTCTGTCCCACTAAGTGTGTAAATTTCTAGATGATCCTGTAGTAGAAAAATGGACAGTTTAGGATTAGGCAGCACGGGCAACACTTTCATGTAACAAAGGTATGTTATAGTTAATAGCAGAATGAACTTTTTCTGTTATAGTATGCTTCTATATAATAAGCAATAGAAGAACTTGCTTCATTTTAGAAGGCTCTGTCTTTTTAAGTGTGTAAATTTCTAGAATAGGCACTTAAATTCTACCCTCAAATTTTATCAAAAAATGGGCCATAGCTTCTTCCCAATTTTGGATGGGCATAGTCCATTTTGCCCTAATGTAATTTATTGTCCAGTAAAGGGTCTTAAAAACAGACTCATCACTTGGAAAAACCCGCTTATTCTTTGTTACTTTTCTCAGCTGATTATTCAGGGATTCTATGGCATTGGTAGTATAAATAATTCTATGAATTGCCTTAGGATATTGTGAAAATATCATTAAATTATCCCAATTATTGTACCAGGATTTGGCTATTTGGGGATAATTTTCACCCCATTTAGCTTCAAAACTTTCAAGTGCTTCTTCCTCAGTAGTAGCTTGGTATATGGGCTTTGAATCAGCTGCTAATTTTTTACGATCTTTATATGAGACAAATTTTAAGCTGTTTCTGATTTGGTGTACAATACAAAGTTAATGTTCACACTTTGGATATACCGCCGATATAGCTTCGCTCATACCTGTTAAATTATCCGTACAAGCAATGAGAATATCCATTAACCCTCTGTTTTTCATCTCAGTTAAATTATTTAACCAAAACTTAGCTCCTTCATTATCGCTGATCCATAACCCAAGAATATCCTTATGACCCGATAAATCTATATACACAGACTTATTGATAATACGCTTATCCTGCCTTACTTTAACCACTAAACAATCAAAAAATACTATAGGATATACAGTTTCTAAAGCTCTACTTTGCCAAGCTTTAACTTCATCTATTACATCGTCGGTTACTCTACTGATCAAGGATTCGCTAACTTCAGCTCCGTACAATTCCTCTAGTTGAATTTTGATATCCGATATACTCATGCCCTTGGTATACAAGGATATTATTTTTTCACCTAAGCTGTCTATTCTACTTTGTTTCTTTTTAACAATTACAGGCTCAAATTGTCCCTTGGAATATTCAGTTCTATTTGACCGTTATTCGTTATTAAATTCTTTTGATAACTACCATTGCGAGCGTTTTCTATATCAGACCTGTTATAGCGTTCATAAAATGACCTTGCATTTCCGCTTCTAGAACACGTTCTAATATGCGTTTACTTAGTTGTTTGATTAAACCTTCTTTTCCTAGCACAGTTGATAAATCAGCATCACTTTCTATAAGCATATCTATCGCTGCATTCAGTTTTTCGGTTTTTATATTTTTAGTTATTTTATTCTCCTTAAATTTTAATTATAACTTATGAGAATTTACACAATCAATTGGACAGAGCCAAAAATCGTCCAATTCCATAACCTAAACTTACTATTTAACTATCCCAAAAAATAATTTATTCTTTAATTAATTGTCTAGAGCAAAATTAGTGTTGGTCGGAAAATTTTTTATATAATTCTTCTGATAATTCATAGTTACCGAATACTTTTTGGATGTCATCACTCTCTTCTAGCGCATCTATTAATTTAAATAGCTTCGTCGCTTTTTCTTCATTCTCTATTAGTATGGTATTTTGAGCTACCCATTCAAGGCCAGACTCAATGGGGGTATCAAATATTTTTGTTAAATGTTCGAGGCATTCGGAAAATGCCTCGATATCAGTGTAAATAATATACTCTGACTCATCAGATACTAAATCTTTTGCTCCTGCTTCAATTACTGCTTCCATCATTTGATCCATATTAGCAACTGAAACTGGATAAACAATTTTGCCAACATGATCAAACATGAAACTTACACTACCAGATTCACCTAAATTGCCGCCATATTTAGTAAAACAGCTTCTTATATCTGATACTGTGCGGTTTCTATTATCCGTTAAGGTTTCAACAATAATTGCAATTCCTCCTGGTAAGAAACCTTCATATCTTATTTCTGTATAACCATCACCCAAGGTTGGATCAGATGCTTGAGCAAGAGCTCTATCAATTCTCTCTTTAGGTAAGTTCTGACTTCTAGCTGCAGAGATGCTATTTCTAAGGCGTGGGTTAATTGCCGGATCTATGCCCCCAATTTTAGCAGCCGTAATAATTTCTCTAACAAGTTTAGTAAAAACCTTTGCTCTTTTTTTGTCCTGAGCACCTTTTCTATGTTGAATATTTTTAAATTTGGAATGTCCTGCCATAATTAACAAATATTATTTTATAAATTTTTAATCAGGTTATTCTAAATAGAGAAAAGCAATAAGGCAATTAATATTATTTTCTCTCTTCGCATTTAGATTTTTGATCCATTTCTCTTTTAATGACTGCAGTTAATGGGAACAAAATGGGGTATGAATATGAGGAGGATGATTTTTTATATATTTTTTCATCTTGTTTATCAACATATCACGTTTTATTTTAGATAAATAATCCAAAAATATTTTTCCATCCAGATAATCTATTTCGTGTTGGATAACTGTTGATAAAAAATTATCAGCTTCTAACATTTGTTCATTACCATTATAATCCAGATATTTTACTTTAATCTGTTTCGGCCTAGTAATTTTAGCTGATATTCCAGGAAAACTTAAGGATGCTTCTTCAAAAACCTGAGTTTCTTTTGAGAATTCTATAATTTCAGGATTAACCATGGAATAAGTAAGAAGCTTATCCCTCTCCCACATATGGATCACTACTATGCGTTCTAGAAGTCCTACCATATTAGCGCCAAGGCCTCTTCCATTTTCAATGTGCAGCACTTCGAACATCTGGTCAATGAGTGCCCGTACACGATCATTAACTACTTCAACAGGTAATGCCTTTTTTCTGAAAATAGCATTGGGAGCGTAAACTAATTGCAGTTTTTGCATATATTAATAATCCTAACTTTCAGCCCCGTGGCAATGTTTGTATTTTTTTCCAGAACCGCACGGGCATAGCTCATTTCTTGAAATTTTACCCCAAGTTTCTGGATTAGATGGATCTCTATCTTCTGGATTTACATAGGATTTAAAAGGCATAACTTTTGTTTCGGCGTTAATTCCTGGATTATATTTTTCCAAAGCTGGATCAACTCTACTTTTATTCATTTCC of the Candidatus Megaera polyxenophila genome contains:
- a CDS encoding hypothetical protein (DUF461 domain-containing protein), with protein sequence MKKNILTVSAISVIISSVFNAEASGQSTANANVENPGVTAPSSPSTPNEVKEIAITDAWARKSMSPNNNSAAYMKISNPTDKDIVIIGASASTIANNVELHKSFVDEKGVSRMTSIDKIVVPAKTSIELMPGATHIMLFDLKKSLNVGDKFEIEVKIEGQAPLFVTTEVK
- a CDS encoding transposase, producing MIFSQYPKAIHRIIYTTNAIESLNNQLRKVTKNKRVFPSDESVFKTLYWTINYIRAKWTMPIQNWEEAMAHFLIKFEGRI
- a CDS encoding transposase, with the protein product MSISDIKIQLEELYGAEVSESLISRVTDDVIDEVKAWQSRALETVYPIVFFDCLVVKVRQDKRIINKSVYIDLSGHKDILGLWISDNEGAKFWLNNLTEMKNRGLMDILIACTDNLTGMSEAISAVYPKCEH
- a CDS encoding transcriptional regulator; the protein is MAGHSKFKNIQHRKGAQDKKRAKVFTKLVREIITAAKIGGIDPAINPRLRNSISAARSQNLPKERIDRALAQASDPTLGDGYTEIRYEGFLPGGIAIIVETLTDNRNRTVSDIRSCFTKYGGNLGESGSVSFMFDHVGKIVYPVSVANMDQMMEAVIEAGAKDLVSDESEYIIYTDIEAFSECLEHLTKIFDTPIESGLEWVAQNTILIENEEKATKLFKLIDALEESDDIQKVFGNYELSEELYKKFSDQH
- a CDS encoding peptide deformylase produces the protein MQKLQLVYAPNAIFRKKALPVEVVNDRVRALIDQMFEVLHIENGRGLGANMVGLLERIVVIHMWERDKLLTYSMVNPEIIEFSKETQVFEEASLSFPGISAKITRPKQIKVKYLDYNGNEQMLEADNFLSTVIQHEIDYLDGKIFLDYLSKIKRDMLINKMKKYIKNHPPHIHTPFCSH